In Zingiber officinale cultivar Zhangliang chromosome 1A, Zo_v1.1, whole genome shotgun sequence, the DNA window ATCGACTTGTCGCTTAAGCTATAGCagagaaatatatatttaaatttctcTGAATTGATGAATTTGTATTGCTCAGTTGATTGACAAGTCCAAAAATTGTCATTAAACCTTGTTAATTAATATCGATGTTGTTTATGGACGCATggcaaattaattaatctaattcataCTACAAGCGTATGCATGATACGATAAAAGGTCCCTTTGGGGCGGTGCGATGATTAAGGTATGAGGTGTTATCACATGAGATCTTGGgttgaaactcggcgtgaccgagcataacctcctccatgtcttgaccatttgcattaatggctagtagtcacccgtgatttacctcctccgtattggcctagggacggattgacgggggcgctgggggcgagcgaatcaccttttgtcaCATGATGCGATAAAAGGATAGAACGATCGTTGGTTTGATCTTAAAAGCTTTGTTTATCGTCATGcgtctatggcctgtgtacctgcatgaatctCTCTCCATATTCGTGAAGTCAGCACTAAAGAGACCGCTAAGATAACGAATCTATCTTTTTGAAAGCTTTGTTGGTCTTTTTCCTACTAAACTCTACCTATTTCTTTTCATACAAAATTACTCACTGTTTCAGATTTATATTAAAGAAGAGGGTAGATTAGAGAATTGTCAAACTGACTGGCCTTATTATAAGCATAAGATTCAGTTTTCAGCTAATAAATGTGGATAAGAATTAAGACAGTCGACACCCCACAAGCATGAAACATGCGGTGAACAAGCTCAAATGCTCAATAAATATTATTGCTACTCGACAAGATCTAAAGCAATCAAATGCATAGCAAGAACATCTCATCACATCACCTTTTCCCTGCCCTTGTTCCTCTCAACTCGTCAATGATAGAATCTTGTGGCCCTATCACTTTTTACTGGGGCCACATACTTGACAATGCCAGCCACACTACTTTGCATCttgtttttttccttgtgcaATGATTTAATCACCTCGAAACAGAAGCATATAAAGAAAGCATAAcatcaagaaaaaggagaaaaaactTGATCCTGCTCTCCTGCTGATCCAAACATAAAAGGTCAAAGTGATCCCaacaaaaataaaaccttacctGATAATAACAATCACCATAAGCAATATAAGAATTTGCATAATCAACAAGGAGTTCTAAGTATATGCATCGTGAGGTAGGTACAACCGTACAATACCTGAACAGTAATCTAAGTAGTATTGTAGTAATCAGCAGCCTAAATATACAGAGAAAAAACTAGTAGCGACTAAAAATTGAAGCTGGGAAAGCAGAAAGCAGCGGCGGAAATCTGATAGAATTTATGCATATCCTCCTTTCCACCCAAATGCACCGTTGTCCTGCCTGTTGTTCCGGAATGCGCAGCAACCAATAGAGTAGACGACGATGAGGAATATAAGGATGATGATGTTGAGGATGGCAATCTTCTTCCACTTGTCCTTGATGTTGGCAATGACACCGGCTTTGCAAGATTGGCAGTCGTAGCAGAGATCGGACTGATTGTTGCTCCAGGCTCCGCAGTCGGGGTTGGTTGAAGTGTTGCCAGTTGAAGGAGGAGTCCACACAGTTGCATTTTGGTAATCAAAGTTGCATTCAGAAGGAGGCTTGCAGCATCCAGACTACCAAAAAGGATCACACAATTAGTTGTTCCGATTGAACAAGGAGATCATTGGTTTGAAAGCTTACGTTGTAGAACAATTAGGTATATTCTACAAATAGTTTGCAACttaaaaatatagaattaaaaaATAGTTTGCAAATTCTACAGTTGACTGACtaaattcaaaaaagaaaagtGAACAGCACAAGATGGTAACGTGGGAATTAAAAGTAGATAATATTTCAAATATAGTGTTAAACTATCAAGGTTGAGAATTACAAATTATCTAGATACAGACTAGCAAGCACGTTATGCTATCATTCTTTATGAGAAAATAGAAAcaataagggtgtgtttggttcaagttatcatgtataaccttggttatgtgattaccagataatcacataaccaaggttatggggaataaaacataaccaaatgttgtttggttcaacctaggtaatgcaacaaaaatttgtttgtttgaagattttaatgaataccctagtttaatattttaccgtattaccctcagttacaaaaccaactatacataataataataataataataataataatattgttttattattatttattttttaatatttttttacttttcttttttcggtatattttttttactttttatgtgttttttgtttttttaatgtttttatatttttttatattatttatatttttacatttttttaattttaattttattattttattatttttttatttttaatttttttttaaaattttacattttttattttttttattttaaaaaattttaaattttttaaaatttaattttttaaaatttaatttttttttatttttaaaatttatattttttattaaaaattaattatttatttttaaaaatttttaaatttttttttaaacattttttttttatattttttaatatttttttatattttttttcatgttttttcttatcgaagggtatttttggtaaaaaaaaattcgttaactccggaatcaagaaaaaccttagttttctgaggttttccgattccgagcTGCATGACCTTTTTGATGATGTGTCGGGCATGGACCATTattcgggaatcatcgaatacctaaaccaaacaaggttttttttgataaccttggatggataaccaaggttatcaagaataatcccgaaccaaacgcaccctaaataaACACACTGAAGTACTTAACATGGAATGCACTCAACCAAAAATGGGGATTGAAGAGGAAATATAAGATGGATGGTTGAACAATAGGAGCCACCGCTGTATTGTATAGGTTGGATGAATCTAGTCAGGTGCGTGATGCATCAGCGCTAGGattttcttaaattaatttttagcaTAAAGGaatgtatttttattttcatggAAAATTGTTGAATAAGCAAGCCATCTAAATGGATCAAAATCAGGCAGACAAAGTGAAGACCTAAAGGCATCAGTAGCAAACAATTCAAAGGGAACCATGCAAGTAACATATATGTTGACAGAAAGAACAGCAAACTTTATAAATACATCAATTTTATTTCGTACGAGTTTGAATGGATTTTTTTATCAGTTGgaagaacaagaacagaaatgcataaaaaaattcAAGATGATAGGCAATGGGCAGTGCAAAGCGGCGTTGTAATTTTTAGGCCTAATCTAATTAAGTACAGCTTGATTTACCAAATGTTATGATCATTCTGATTGATGAAAACTATAGAAACCAATTACTTCTATAAACTAGAGTTATCCATAATCAGCAAGAAATCAATATGAATGCATCACCAGCATAACAGGAATACTAGCAAAAGCGTcagaagattttttttatatatataatgaagCCCAACTAAAGAAACAAATTTTCAGATCGCAAAAGTTAAAAGAGGATGAAAAaagtttttttcttaaaaaaaagttCAAAAGTGAGTGGGAATTGGAATTCCTCGGAGAAAAAACACACCCACACTCCTTTACGATAAGATATGTGAAATtggcacacacacatatatataaagaAACGCTTTCCACCCAATTAAGTACCTTCTTCAAACATTAAGGTTAAAAATAACATAAATCCAGAATTACTAACCCTAGGTAATTTCCTCAAGTCTTGATTTAAGTTGCAAAATCATTAAATCCCTGAGATGAGAACACAGAATTTCGGGGAAAACGTAGTTTTTGTCATGCCATATCgtacccaaaaataaaaaataaaatctcagaTCAAGAATAGCTCTTCAAATTGACATAGAAATGGTATTTTGGGGTTACCTCGATGGGCGAGAGGTTGTCCCTAATAAACTGGTCGAAGTTCTGGTTACTTTCCTGTAGGCTCTGACAGACCTTACCATCGGACAGGCAAGCGCGGATCCTGGCCCAGTTCTTCGAGTTCTCCACCCGCTTCTGTAGCCAGTGGGAGTAATCGCCGAGGCGGTACTCCTTGTATCCCCGACCGGAGACGACCTCGCCAGCGCCCTTGTTGGTGACGACAAAGGTAAAGATAGTGAAGCAAAAGAGGAGAATGATAAGCACGAACATGACGAATAGGTAGATCCAGAGCAGAAGCGAGTTTCTGCAGCAAGCGCCGACGAGACCGGCGAGGGAGACGAGCATGAGGAAGACTCCGATCAC includes these proteins:
- the LOC122038836 gene encoding tetraspanin-8-like, which translates into the protein MFRLSNNLIGVLNFITFLLSVPILGGGIWLATRGGVTDCEKFLQTPLIVIGVFLMLVSLAGLVGACCRNSLLLWIYLFVMFVLIILLFCFTIFTFVVTNKGAGEVVSGRGYKEYRLGDYSHWLQKRVENSKNWARIRACLSDGKVCQSLQESNQNFDQFIRDNLSPIESGCCKPPSECNFDYQNATVWTPPSTGNTSTNPDCGAWSNNQSDLCYDCQSCKAGVIANIKDKWKKIAILNIIILIFLIVVYSIGCCAFRNNRQDNGAFGWKGGYA